The sequence CACAGCGCGACGGCGCTGTCGGCGAGCGACCTGGCGCTGCCGGACCGCCCGCTCCCGGGCCTGCTGCGCCTCCCGCTCCGCCCGCCGGCGGGCGCGCTCCCGGCTCACCGCGACACCCGGCGGTCGGGCACCGCGCGACGACGCTCAGTCACCGCTGGGCAACGTGGCGAGCCAGTTGCGCAGCAGCGCGGCACCGGTGTCGGCGGACTTCTCCGGGTGGAACTGGGCCGCCGACAACGAGCCGCGCTCCACCGCCGCGACGAAATCCGTGTCGTGGTGGGCGGTGGTCACAGTGGCACCGGCAGCGGCCAGCGCCGCCGGGTCGCTCATCGCGTACGAGTGGACGAAGTAGAACCGGCTCTGCTCGGTCAGCCCGGCGAACAGCACCGACTCCCGGGGAGCCCGGACCGTGTTCCAGCCCATGTGCGGCAACCGGGTGGCGGCCAGCCGGGTCACCCCGCCGGGCAGCAACCCCAGCCCCTTCGTCACCACGCCGTGCTCGTCGCCGTGCTCGAAGAGCACCTGCATGCCCACGCAGATGCCGAGCACCGGCCGGCCAGCGGCCACCCGCTCGGCGATCACCGGGCCGGCGCCCAGCGCCTCGATCCCGGCCATGCACGCCGCGTACGCGCCCACACCCGGCACCACCAGACCGTCGGCGGCAGCCGCCGCGGCCAGGTCGTCGGTCACCCGGACGTCCGCTCCGGCGGCGGCCAGCGCCCGCTCCGCCGATCGCAGGTTGCCCGAACCGTAGTCGAGCACCACCACGTCACTCATGTCGTCACCCCGATCACCCGTTCTCCGGCAGCAGCCGCAGCACCCCGGCGACAGTGGCGAGCACCGCGAGCGCCGCGGTGATCAACACGGCGGCCTTCGGCGCGCCCTGCCGGTAGAGCGACCAGGTGCCACCGACCAGCACCCCGGCCAGGATCAGCAGCAACGTCGGCAACGCGCCGCCCATCAGAGCGCGCCCTTCGTGCTCGGGATCGCCCCGGCCGAACGCGGGTCGATCGAGGTGGCCTCGCGCAACGCACGGGAGACCGCCTTGAACTGCGCCTCCACCACGTGGTGCGCGTCCGGGTGACCACCCGGCCGGGCCGCCCGCAGCACGTCGACGTGCAGCGTGACCCGGGCCGCCTGGCCGAAGGACTCCCAGATGTGCCGGGTCATGCTTGTCGCGTACACCGGCCCGATGTAGGGGGCGAGCACCGGCTCGTCGTGCACCACGTAGGGCCGACCGGAGAGGTCCACGGCGGCCCGGACCAGCACCTCGTCCATCGGCACCGTCGCCGAACCGTACCGCCGGATGCCGGCCTTGTCGCCCAGCGCCTGGTCGAACGCCGCGCCCAGGGCGAGTGCGGTGTCCTCGATCGTGTGGTGCGCGTCGATCTCCAGGTCACCCACGGTGC comes from Micromonospora vinacea and encodes:
- the hisB gene encoding imidazoleglycerol-phosphate dehydratase HisB, yielding MSRTARVERITKETKVLVEIDLDGTGAAEISTGVGFYDHMLHQIARHGGFDLTVRTVGDLEIDAHHTIEDTALALGAAFDQALGDKAGIRRYGSATVPMDEVLVRAAVDLSGRPYVVHDEPVLAPYIGPVYATSMTRHIWESFGQAARVTLHVDVLRAARPGGHPDAHHVVEAQFKAVSRALREATSIDPRSAGAIPSTKGAL
- the hisH gene encoding imidazole glycerol phosphate synthase subunit HisH, whose amino-acid sequence is MSDVVVLDYGSGNLRSAERALAAAGADVRVTDDLAAAAAADGLVVPGVGAYAACMAGIEALGAGPVIAERVAAGRPVLGICVGMQVLFEHGDEHGVVTKGLGLLPGGVTRLAATRLPHMGWNTVRAPRESVLFAGLTEQSRFYFVHSYAMSDPAALAAAGATVTTAHHDTDFVAAVERGSLSAAQFHPEKSADTGAALLRNWLATLPSGD